The genomic stretch GCCTGCCGCATCAGACCAGGGAGAGCGTCTGTTCCACCGTGGCGCAGGCGCTGACTCTGGAGCCGGACCGGATGGCGCTGTTCGGCTACGCGCATGTGCCCTGGTTCAAGAAGCATCAGACTATGATCGACGAGGCATGGTTGCCGGGTCCGGCCGAACGGTTCGCTCAGTGGCAAATTGCCGCCCGTCTGATCATGGGCGCCGGATACGAGGCGATTGGAATAGACCATTTCGCCAGGCCGGATGATGCGCTTGCAGTCTCGGCTCGCGCGGGAACAATCCGCCGCAATTTCCAGGGCTACACCGAGGATCGCTGCGAAACACTGATCGGGCTCGGGCCGTCATCGATCAGCCGGTTTCGACAGGGCTATTCGCAGAACATGCCGTCGACAGCCGAATATGGACGCATGGTCGAGGGGGGACATCTGGCCACGGTCCGCGGCATCGCGTTTTCCGAAGATGACCGTGTTCGCGGCTGGATCATCGAGCGCTTGATGTGCGATTTCGGCTTTTCAGCAGCCGATCTGGTGGAACGCTTCGGGGAAGCCGGACAAAAGCTTCTTTTCCAAGCAAGCTCCATCGCCATTGGCGACCCTGCTCGACCGCTTGAACTCCAAGGTGACAGTTACGTCGTATCGGCGGAAAGTCGTCCCTTTGTAAGGAGCATTGCAGCGAAGTTCGACAAATATTTCGAAAGTGGAACGGCCAGGCACTCAGTGGCAGTCTGAGTGCCACAGACGAACGTCACCGTCTTCAGTCGATCGCGAACCTCCTCAAAATCGCCGAAACCAGCAGCTAACAATTCGATAGTGCATATGACGCCACTTTACGATGCTGTGACGACGCGGGTATTTCCCAAAGGGGGTCGCATGGCAGA from Mesorhizobium sp. 113-3-3 encodes the following:
- the hemN gene encoding oxygen-independent coproporphyrinogen III oxidase, with the translated sequence MRPELAARLGENVPRYTSYPTAPHFHPGVDADVYRSWLKALESGDEVSLYLHIPYCDRLCWFCACHTKQTRRYEPVASYLRSLHAEIATVAGLVGGKAHVRAVHFGGGSPTMLKPEDMIALGTVLRDSFDFLADAKISVEIEPNDMDEARLDTLAEIGMARASLGVQDFDPKVQKAINREQSFLQTKAVVDGIRSRGVGSVNLDLLYGLPHQTRESVCSTVAQALTLEPDRMALFGYAHVPWFKKHQTMIDEAWLPGPAERFAQWQIAARLIMGAGYEAIGIDHFARPDDALAVSARAGTIRRNFQGYTEDRCETLIGLGPSSISRFRQGYSQNMPSTAEYGRMVEGGHLATVRGIAFSEDDRVRGWIIERLMCDFGFSAADLVERFGEAGQKLLFQASSIAIGDPARPLELQGDSYVVSAESRPFVRSIAAKFDKYFESGTARHSVAV